One window of Papaver somniferum cultivar HN1 chromosome 9, ASM357369v1, whole genome shotgun sequence genomic DNA carries:
- the LOC113311841 gene encoding protein REDUCED WALL ACETYLATION 2-like, which yields MSISILRPASSYRRENICTLGSINSNKYLKRIFVSRKREAETKVISNKMEISAPITPGQVLKSENSDVGNYFIDVVSNFMAIIFGRISDINDGRAALLEDPNLPLSTINLDSPSVASQLLRFFLMDSSFFVENRLTLRAISEFGLYLVYMYICDRTDTFGYSIKSYSRDIFLFLYFLLIMVAAITSFKIHQDKSPITGKSILYLNRHQTEEWKGWMQVMFVMYHYFGALEIYNGIRVFIAGYVWMTGFGNFSYYYVRKDFSIARFAQMMWRLNFLAAFVCIVLNNDYMFYYICPMHTFFTLMVYGALRILNKYNEIGSVIALKMASCFLIIILVWEVPGVFELVWSPFMFLLGCSVTFLGPEGTRSLKEWHVRTGLDRYIWIIGMIYAYYHPTVEKWMEKLEEAEFKRRISIKLAAASVSLTVGYLWFEYIYKLDSITYQKYHPYTSWIPITVYICLRNVTQYFRCYSLTLFAWLGKITLETYISQFHIWQRTGILDGEPKLVLSLIPDYPMLNFMLTTAIFVAISYRLFQLTNTLKTAFIPSGDDKRLMHNIVAAGAISISLYTLSIAICKLSPTAYGMMRQDEKYEDSRL from the exons ATGTCGATTTCAATTTTAAGGCCTGCCTCATCATATAGGAGGGAGAATATCTGTACACTTGGCTCCATAAATTCCAACAAATACTTGAAAAGAATATTTGTTTCTAGAAAGAGAGAAGCAGAAACAAAAGTTATCTCCAACAAAATGGAGATTTCTGCACCAATTACTCCTGGCCAGGTACTAAAATCCGAAAATTCAGATGTTGGGAATTATTTTATAGATGTAGTAAGCAACTTCATGGCTATAATATT TGGCAGGATTTCTGACATCAACGATGGCAGAGCTGCTTTATTAGAAGATCCGAATCTCCCGTTATCTACTATAAATCTAGACAGTCCAAGTGTGGCATCTCAGCTTCTCAG ATTTTTTctgatggattcgtcattctttgTTGAAAATCGATTAACATTAAGAGCCAT ATCTGAATTTGGCTTGTATCTGGTATACATGTATATATGTGATCGCACAGATACCTTCGGATACTCAATAAAG AGTTACAGTCGGGATATTTTCCTGTTTCTTTATTTCCTTCTCATCATGGTTGCCGCGATCACTTCTTTTAAGATCCACCAAGATAAATCACCAATCACAGGGAAATCTATACTCTATTTAAACAGGCATCAAACTGAAGAATGGAAAGGGTGGATGCAG GTAATGTTTGTGATGTATCATTACTTTGGTGCATTGGAAATTTATAATGGAATCCGCGTTTTTATCGCTGGATATGTGTGGATGACTGGGTTTGGTAACTTTTCTTATTACTATGTCCGGAAAGACTTCAGCATAGCTAGATTCGCCCAG ATGATGTGGAGGCTTAATTTCTTAGCGGCGTTTGTCTGCATTGTCCTTAACAATGATTACATGTTTTACTACATATGCCCAATGCACACCTTTTTTACTCTTATGGTCTACGGTGCCCTCCGTATCCTGAACAAATACAATGAGATTGGATCAGTGATAGCGCTGAAGATGGCTTCCTGCTTCTTGATTATTATTCTGGTCTGGGAAGTCCCTGGAGTATTTGAACTCGTATGGAGCCCATTTATGTTTCTTCTTG GTTGCTCAGTAACCTTCCTGGGACCAGAAGGAACCCGCTCATTGAAAGAATGGCATGTGCGCACGGGGCTTGATCGTTATATATGGATTATTGGAATGATTTATGCTTACTATCACCCAACA GTAGAGAAGTGGATGGAAAAGCTGGAGGAGGCAGAATTCAAACGTAGAATATCTATTAAATTGGCTGCGGCATCTGTTTCCCTGACA GTTGGATATCTGTGGTTCGAGTATATATACAAGCTGGATAGTATTACATACCAGAAGTACCATCCTTATACATCATGGATTCCAATAAC TGTTTATATTTGTCTACGAAATGTTACTCAGTACTTTCGGTGCTACTCCTTGACCCTTTTTGC ATGGCTGGGTAAAATTACATTAGAGACCTATATCTCGCAGTTTCATATTTGGCAGAG GACTGGCATCCTAGATGGAGAGCCTAAA CTAGTGCTGTCTTTAATTCCGGACTATCCGATGCTCAATTTCATGCTTACGACTGCCATATTCGTTGCG ATTTCATATAGGCTGTTCCAGTTAACAAATACCTTGAAGACGGCTTTCATTCCTAGCGGAGACGACAAACGCTTAATGCACAACATTGTCGCAGCTGGAGCGATCTCAATTTCCTTGTACACTCTATCAATCGCTATTTGCAAGTTATCCCCCACTGCTTATG GGATGATGAGACAAGATGAAAAATATGAAGATAGCAGATTATAG